The following proteins are co-located in the Paludibaculum fermentans genome:
- a CDS encoding M56 family metallopeptidase: MYLAQWSNRMVMYLLASASLRVLVLAAWAALLAWVLRRRGPETRHAVWVAVLAGMLLMPVLTVVVPRHLVAPPSWLQAPSSAQSKPPLRGQTRTVMTVTASGAITVDESAAPVWRPVRRGWSSWLIPAYWLIAAFAALRVGQAVRRATRLVSQAEEIRDEGLSEMLRVICLEQGSGYPLPVVRQSDSTLVPFTAGWQSPAILLPSGWREWDSFKLRAVLAHEMAHIRRSDWLIALLAAINRTLFWFHPLAWWLERRLASLAEEACDTAAIGPQGDARRYASVVLEFAVTMATVRPRLSWEATAMARSSKIGGRIERIMEGRMSWSKSMTKPGWALLLLLSLPVLYSASALQPFQPPRQPTSTFGPLPPFSTEVAGADMTAAEAATLEDRIVRNTKDIDARLLITGYYYRTALAEPYRQQLRWMVENAPESYAHDTYAFSVGNNGSLMIDEAERAKLADLWRKQAALHPADPAVLVHAGRFFGDRDPEAAVQFYLRAREVAPADLSCVEDLVRLHAIAVANVDRPTPAASDLIQRHARILAAVEKVDDPEVLGRIAIRLPSPRIHSPESLPASVREWMAESARKRTVLAKTLLERAHALAPADERWVKALARLDAGDALYEQPGAPELPVSSRAAVYPPLAKLGRVQGRVMLEVSVRSDGSVSEASLMSGHPLLAQAALEAVKSWRFAARPAEQRIVTMVEFRLPADLVSPAPASAAPVQASGTTAGGTPSRISVGGNVQQAMLTESPAPVYPPLARQARISGTVRFKVVIGKDGSVANMTLASGHPLLIQAAQEAVQAYRYKPTLLNGNPVEVETEVNVNFQLSN, translated from the coding sequence ATGTACCTTGCCCAATGGTCCAACCGCATGGTGATGTACCTGCTGGCGTCGGCATCTCTCCGGGTACTTGTCCTGGCGGCTTGGGCTGCGCTGTTGGCCTGGGTTCTGAGAAGACGTGGGCCGGAAACGCGCCATGCGGTTTGGGTGGCTGTGCTGGCCGGGATGCTCCTGATGCCGGTGCTCACGGTAGTGGTGCCACGGCATCTGGTCGCTCCGCCCAGTTGGCTCCAGGCTCCGTCCAGTGCGCAGTCCAAACCACCGCTCCGTGGGCAGACTCGCACCGTCATGACTGTCACCGCTTCGGGCGCGATAACCGTCGACGAGTCCGCGGCACCCGTCTGGCGGCCTGTTCGCCGTGGCTGGTCCAGTTGGCTCATACCTGCTTATTGGCTGATCGCAGCATTCGCGGCCCTGAGGGTGGGGCAGGCGGTCCGTAGAGCCACCCGGCTGGTGAGCCAGGCTGAGGAGATCCGCGACGAAGGGTTGAGTGAAATGCTGCGGGTGATCTGCCTGGAGCAAGGTAGCGGGTACCCGTTGCCGGTTGTACGGCAGTCTGATTCCACACTGGTTCCCTTCACGGCGGGTTGGCAGTCTCCGGCGATTTTGCTTCCGTCGGGCTGGCGCGAATGGGACTCCTTCAAGCTGAGGGCCGTGCTTGCGCATGAGATGGCGCACATCCGGCGGAGTGATTGGCTGATCGCTCTGCTCGCCGCCATCAACCGGACGCTGTTCTGGTTTCACCCGCTGGCTTGGTGGCTGGAGCGGAGGCTTGCCTCTCTGGCCGAAGAGGCCTGCGACACGGCGGCGATCGGTCCGCAAGGGGACGCGCGGCGGTATGCGAGCGTCGTGCTGGAGTTTGCAGTGACGATGGCTACGGTCCGGCCGCGGTTGAGCTGGGAAGCCACTGCGATGGCGCGGTCGAGCAAGATTGGCGGGAGGATTGAACGGATCATGGAGGGCCGCATGAGCTGGTCGAAATCGATGACGAAGCCCGGGTGGGCTCTGTTGCTTTTGCTCTCATTGCCTGTGCTCTACTCGGCGTCGGCGCTGCAGCCGTTCCAACCGCCGCGGCAGCCCACGAGTACATTTGGTCCCCTGCCGCCGTTTTCCACGGAGGTGGCGGGCGCTGATATGACCGCGGCTGAAGCGGCGACGCTGGAGGACCGAATTGTCCGGAACACCAAAGATATCGACGCCCGGTTGTTGATCACGGGCTATTACTACCGAACCGCCCTGGCTGAACCGTACCGTCAGCAGTTGCGGTGGATGGTGGAGAATGCGCCGGAGTCGTATGCACACGACACCTATGCGTTCTCGGTGGGCAACAACGGTTCCCTGATGATCGACGAAGCGGAGCGAGCGAAATTGGCGGACCTTTGGCGGAAGCAGGCGGCGCTGCATCCCGCGGATCCCGCGGTGTTGGTGCATGCCGGACGGTTCTTCGGGGATCGGGATCCCGAAGCGGCTGTCCAGTTTTACTTGAGGGCTCGTGAGGTTGCGCCGGCGGATCTCTCGTGCGTGGAAGACCTGGTCCGGCTTCATGCGATCGCAGTGGCGAACGTAGACAGGCCAACCCCGGCGGCGTCCGATCTGATACAGAGGCATGCCAGGATCCTGGCGGCGGTGGAGAAGGTCGATGATCCCGAAGTACTCGGCCGTATCGCGATCCGGCTGCCCTCCCCTCGCATTCATTCGCCGGAGAGCCTGCCGGCATCGGTGCGGGAATGGATGGCAGAATCCGCCCGGAAGAGAACGGTCCTGGCGAAGACCTTGCTCGAACGAGCCCACGCGTTGGCGCCGGCTGACGAGCGCTGGGTGAAGGCGCTCGCGCGGCTCGATGCAGGAGATGCTTTGTACGAGCAACCGGGTGCTCCCGAACTGCCGGTGTCCTCTCGCGCGGCAGTTTACCCCCCGTTGGCGAAACTGGGCCGCGTGCAGGGCAGGGTCATGTTGGAGGTCTCCGTCCGCAGCGACGGCTCTGTCAGTGAGGCCTCCCTGATGAGCGGGCACCCCTTGCTGGCCCAGGCGGCCTTGGAGGCCGTGAAGAGTTGGAGGTTTGCCGCCAGGCCGGCCGAGCAACGGATCGTGACGATGGTGGAGTTCCGGCTACCCGCAGACCTCGTGAGCCCTGCGCCTGCTTCGGCGGCGCCTGTGCAGGCTTCCGGCACGACGGCCGGTGGGACTCCGTCCCGTATCTCGGTGGGCGGCAATGTCCAGCAGGCCATGCTGACAGAGTCACCAGCGCCTGTTTATCCGCCCCTGGCCCGACAGGCTCGGATTAGCGGCACGGTGCGGTTCAAAGTCGTCATCGGCAAGGACGGATCAGTTGCCAACATGACGCTCGCCTCAGGGCATCCGTTGCTGATTCAGGCGGCACAGGAGGCGGTGCAGGCATATCGCTACAAACCCACGCTGCTGAATGGCAATCCTGTGGAAGTCGAGACGGAGGTCAATGTGAATTTCCAACTATCCAACTGA
- a CDS encoding BaiN/RdsA family NAD(P)/FAD-dependent oxidoreductase, protein MTYDAIVLGGGAAGLFCAAQAGRRGRKVALIEHSDRPGRKILISGGGRANFTNLRVDARNFLSANPHFAKSALARFTPQNFVELLREHRIPYHEKTLGQLFCDRSAQDLLTMLLTECSAGHVDLHTSTKVTAVTRDTRFRVETSRGPMDSAALVVATGGLSIPKTGATAFGYDLARQFGLAIEPTFPALVPLTFTKADTARWGELSGVSTEVIASHGKQHFREKMLYTHRGLSGPAILQISSYWKPGTPLNLDLLPGVDFSTAPPHEARKQLSLKLPQRMAERWLDVESFTQPVPSVKKIDTRLHQWSVVPAGTEGFDKAEVTGGGVSTNELSSQTMEARQVPGLFFIGEVVDVTGWLGGYNFQWAWASAYAAAQALSVG, encoded by the coding sequence TTGACGTACGATGCCATTGTTCTAGGCGGGGGAGCCGCCGGATTGTTCTGCGCCGCGCAGGCCGGGCGCAGGGGCCGCAAGGTAGCCCTGATCGAACATTCCGACCGGCCCGGCCGTAAGATCCTCATCTCCGGCGGCGGCCGCGCCAACTTCACCAACCTGCGGGTCGACGCGCGGAACTTCCTCTCAGCCAACCCGCACTTCGCCAAGTCGGCGCTGGCGCGCTTCACTCCGCAGAACTTCGTCGAACTGCTGCGCGAGCACCGCATCCCCTATCACGAGAAGACGCTGGGCCAGTTGTTCTGCGACCGGTCGGCCCAGGATCTGCTCACCATGCTGCTGACTGAGTGCTCGGCCGGACACGTGGACCTGCATACCTCGACGAAAGTCACGGCGGTGACACGCGACACCCGTTTCCGAGTCGAAACCTCGCGCGGCCCAATGGACTCCGCCGCCCTGGTGGTCGCCACCGGGGGGCTCTCCATCCCGAAGACCGGAGCAACCGCCTTTGGCTACGACCTCGCCCGCCAGTTCGGACTCGCGATCGAACCCACCTTCCCTGCCCTGGTCCCCCTCACCTTCACCAAGGCGGACACAGCCCGCTGGGGCGAACTCTCAGGAGTGTCGACGGAAGTGATCGCCTCCCACGGCAAACAGCATTTCCGCGAGAAGATGTTGTACACGCACCGCGGCCTCTCAGGCCCGGCCATCCTGCAGATCTCGTCCTACTGGAAGCCCGGCACGCCGCTGAACCTGGACCTGCTACCGGGCGTCGACTTCTCCACGGCACCGCCCCACGAAGCCCGCAAGCAGTTGTCGTTGAAGCTGCCGCAGCGGATGGCTGAGCGCTGGCTGGACGTGGAAAGCTTCACGCAGCCGGTCCCGAGCGTCAAAAAGATCGACACCCGCCTGCATCAGTGGAGCGTCGTACCGGCCGGGACGGAAGGCTTCGATAAGGCCGAAGTCACCGGCGGCGGTGTCAGCACGAACGAGCTGTCTTCCCAGACAATGGAAGCCCGCCAGGTCCCCGGCCTCTTCTTCATCGGAGAGGTGGTGGACGTGACGGGCTGGTTGGGCGGCTACAACTTTCAATGGGCCTGGGCCTCAGCCTACGCCGCCGCCCAGGCGCTGTCAGTTGGATAG
- a CDS encoding glycosyl hydrolase 2 galactose-binding domain-containing protein yields the protein MRRICLIWLCPLVLHAAAGRVTLSLNGDWRVGESVAAEPAPSEFGHVAAVPGLTNQAQPAFPDVDRFDSREFIQASIREKRLPESARVETAGVPRQSRNYFWYRRSFTVPERKPVAMLRVAKAQFGTAVWLNGKKVGEHLGCFTAGYFDVTAFVNWGGENDLVIRIGAHPAALPVWAPAGTDFEKYKWTPGIYDNVSLILTGLPYVESVQVGPRLSDSSAVVETILVNLGSRPVRTKLVQQVKPWKAQVLAITLQPGERKTVQQTLPLPGAKLWTPEEPNLHWLETAVGEDTLRTRFGMREFRFDSATKRAYLNGKIYFLRGSNITLHRFFEDPLCKRHPWEEAWVRKLLVDGPKQMHWNAFRFCIGPAPEMWFDIADEAGLLVQNEFFIWNGREYFPPYQSGELITQYKEWMRDHWNHPSQAIWDASNETDSVMLREQVIPQVRKLDLSNRPWDNGYAVPMGFDDAVEDHPYLFSALMRPEGNFSMTQLERMTGAKTTNAGHPSAHAVIANEYGWLWLNRDGSPTLLTENVYERLLGKNATPRQRFELYAYNLAGLTEFWRAHRNFAGVLHFTWLTCSYPGVKTSDHWRDVEKLELEPNFADWVRESFRPLGVYINFWQPTLKAGETRNYAVMMVNDEGSTVKGALRLEFVDGPSKELSFELPAYGAHTWQLPLVSPTAAGHTMLRATARVEGRAATISRRKVQVLP from the coding sequence ATGAGACGTATTTGTCTGATTTGGCTGTGCCCGTTAGTGCTGCACGCCGCAGCAGGCCGAGTGACGCTGTCGTTGAACGGAGACTGGCGCGTGGGCGAGAGCGTGGCGGCCGAACCGGCTCCGTCGGAGTTCGGGCACGTGGCCGCCGTGCCGGGGCTGACCAACCAGGCGCAGCCCGCGTTTCCAGACGTCGACCGCTTCGACAGCCGCGAGTTCATCCAGGCGTCGATCCGAGAGAAGCGCCTGCCCGAGAGCGCGCGGGTCGAGACGGCCGGTGTGCCGCGCCAGTCGCGCAATTACTTCTGGTACCGGCGTTCCTTCACCGTGCCGGAGCGCAAGCCTGTAGCGATGTTGCGTGTGGCCAAGGCGCAGTTCGGCACCGCGGTCTGGCTCAACGGCAAGAAGGTGGGCGAGCACCTGGGCTGCTTCACGGCCGGGTACTTCGATGTCACGGCCTTTGTGAACTGGGGCGGTGAGAACGACCTGGTGATCCGCATCGGCGCGCATCCGGCGGCACTGCCTGTGTGGGCTCCGGCGGGCACCGATTTCGAGAAGTATAAGTGGACTCCCGGGATCTATGACAACGTGTCGTTGATCCTGACCGGGTTGCCGTATGTTGAGAGCGTTCAGGTGGGGCCGCGGCTGAGCGACTCTTCGGCTGTGGTCGAGACGATCCTGGTGAACCTGGGCAGCAGGCCTGTCCGTACGAAGCTTGTCCAGCAGGTGAAGCCGTGGAAAGCGCAGGTCCTCGCCATCACGCTGCAGCCGGGCGAACGTAAGACCGTCCAGCAGACGCTGCCGCTGCCCGGAGCGAAGCTGTGGACTCCGGAGGAGCCGAACCTGCACTGGCTGGAGACGGCCGTTGGCGAAGACACGCTGCGCACGCGCTTCGGCATGCGCGAGTTCCGCTTCGATTCCGCCACCAAGCGCGCTTACCTGAATGGCAAAATCTACTTCCTGCGTGGGTCGAACATCACGCTGCACCGCTTCTTTGAGGATCCGCTGTGCAAACGGCATCCGTGGGAAGAGGCGTGGGTGCGCAAGCTGCTGGTGGACGGTCCGAAACAGATGCACTGGAATGCGTTCCGGTTCTGCATCGGCCCGGCGCCCGAGATGTGGTTCGACATCGCGGACGAAGCCGGCCTGCTGGTCCAGAATGAGTTTTTCATCTGGAACGGGCGCGAGTACTTCCCGCCGTACCAGTCCGGCGAACTGATCACGCAGTACAAGGAGTGGATGCGCGATCACTGGAACCATCCCAGCCAGGCGATCTGGGACGCGTCGAACGAGACCGATTCGGTGATGCTGCGCGAGCAGGTGATCCCGCAGGTGCGCAAGCTGGACCTGTCGAACCGGCCCTGGGATAACGGCTACGCGGTGCCGATGGGCTTCGACGACGCGGTGGAGGATCACCCTTATCTGTTCAGTGCGCTGATGCGGCCAGAAGGCAATTTCTCCATGACGCAACTGGAGCGCATGACCGGGGCCAAGACGACGAATGCCGGGCACCCCTCGGCGCACGCCGTTATTGCGAACGAGTACGGCTGGTTGTGGCTGAATCGCGATGGTTCGCCCACGCTGCTGACGGAGAACGTGTATGAGCGCTTGCTGGGCAAGAACGCCACGCCGCGGCAGCGGTTTGAGCTGTATGCGTACAATCTGGCCGGGCTCACCGAGTTCTGGCGCGCGCACCGCAATTTCGCGGGCGTCCTGCACTTCACCTGGCTGACGTGCAGCTACCCAGGCGTGAAGACGTCGGATCATTGGCGTGATGTCGAGAAGCTCGAACTGGAGCCCAACTTCGCCGATTGGGTGCGCGAGTCGTTCCGGCCGCTCGGCGTGTACATCAACTTCTGGCAGCCGACGCTGAAGGCCGGAGAGACGCGGAACTACGCCGTCATGATGGTGAACGACGAGGGTTCGACTGTGAAAGGCGCACTGCGTTTGGAGTTTGTCGACGGGCCGTCGAAGGAGCTTTCGTTCGAACTGCCGGCCTACGGAGCGCACACCTGGCAACTGCCGCTTGTGTCGCCTACGGCCGCAGGGCATACAATGCTCAGAGCGACCGCTCGCGTCGAGGGCCGGGCAGCGACGATTTCACGGAGGAAGGTGCAGGTTTTACCATGA
- a CDS encoding DUF5060 domain-containing protein, whose amino-acid sequence MRTLSLPLLALAAVTAFAQKPCGNTPVYSPCEIVVELPPAVAAKHPNPPASVELWAEFRSPEFKTYKFPAFWDGGARMVFRVTPVEAGNYTYRLSGNVAEFEGKEDKFTAVANPDATAFIKRANAHHWQYTEALKPHLYFGADFTDLAAVETRAKQKFTHLSLPVFSPKLDPAFYKQIDERVAAINGKGMIADLILSPSPAELVKAYTTWSDRERFLRYLAARYSAFNITWQLANEWESSPNARPILKEVGVALKGLDPYGHPRSSRSAVTSAPLGPDGWMDFVINGAPDVTVPAIEHIANTVPQVVLIDAALPEEAFRKRVWNAAISGAYISITGNLADGSPNAKTATGWFDTMSRTRFWDIEPYFDLDGGRAIANPETEYLVYIEHPQKIEMTVEKHGYDVYWVNPSTGEAVKEKKDWKGEMFEGTPPDATRDWILHLSRDGRKEGMLKSYKFESWPIPVQEPERSAVKAPFELVTPPSDMTLKAGEPVKFEIKLKKKTAGTRRMMYMLAGEIVPDGQGTRILATGQEGTLVVPPVMLAKSEGPMNVRLYVLNAPGKLYILDYVFTVKK is encoded by the coding sequence ATGCGGACGCTTTCGCTGCCCCTTCTGGCCCTTGCCGCCGTGACGGCCTTCGCGCAGAAGCCCTGCGGCAACACGCCGGTCTATTCGCCCTGTGAAATCGTGGTCGAGCTGCCGCCGGCCGTGGCGGCGAAGCACCCGAATCCGCCCGCCAGCGTTGAGCTCTGGGCCGAGTTCCGTTCGCCCGAGTTCAAGACCTACAAATTCCCTGCCTTCTGGGACGGCGGCGCCAGAATGGTCTTCCGCGTGACCCCCGTCGAAGCGGGCAACTACACGTACCGGCTCAGCGGCAATGTGGCGGAATTCGAAGGCAAGGAAGACAAGTTCACGGCAGTAGCGAATCCCGACGCGACAGCCTTCATCAAGCGCGCCAACGCCCACCACTGGCAGTACACCGAAGCGCTGAAGCCGCATCTCTACTTCGGGGCGGACTTCACTGACCTGGCCGCGGTGGAAACCCGCGCCAAGCAGAAATTCACGCACCTCTCGCTGCCGGTGTTCTCGCCGAAGCTCGATCCGGCGTTCTACAAACAGATCGATGAGCGCGTGGCCGCCATCAATGGCAAGGGCATGATCGCGGACCTGATCCTGTCGCCCAGCCCGGCGGAGCTCGTCAAAGCCTATACCACCTGGAGCGATCGCGAACGGTTTCTGCGCTACCTCGCCGCGCGCTACAGCGCCTTCAACATCACCTGGCAGCTCGCCAACGAATGGGAGTCCTCGCCCAACGCCCGCCCGATCCTCAAGGAAGTGGGCGTGGCGCTGAAGGGGCTGGACCCGTATGGGCATCCGCGATCGTCGCGTTCAGCCGTGACCTCGGCCCCCCTGGGTCCCGACGGCTGGATGGATTTCGTCATCAACGGCGCTCCGGACGTCACCGTTCCGGCCATCGAGCACATCGCCAACACCGTGCCACAGGTCGTCCTGATCGACGCCGCGCTGCCGGAAGAGGCGTTCCGCAAACGCGTCTGGAATGCCGCCATCAGCGGAGCCTACATCTCGATCACCGGCAATCTGGCCGACGGCTCACCCAATGCCAAAACAGCCACTGGTTGGTTCGACACGATGTCGCGGACACGCTTCTGGGACATCGAGCCCTACTTCGACCTGGACGGCGGGCGGGCCATCGCGAATCCCGAGACCGAGTACCTGGTCTACATCGAACACCCGCAGAAAATCGAAATGACGGTGGAGAAGCACGGCTACGACGTCTACTGGGTGAATCCGTCGACGGGCGAAGCGGTGAAGGAAAAGAAGGACTGGAAGGGCGAGATGTTCGAAGGCACTCCGCCTGACGCCACCCGCGACTGGATCCTGCATCTGTCGCGCGACGGCCGCAAAGAGGGCATGCTGAAGAGCTACAAGTTCGAGTCCTGGCCCATCCCCGTCCAGGAACCCGAGCGGAGCGCGGTGAAGGCACCCTTTGAACTCGTGACTCCGCCCAGCGACATGACCTTGAAGGCGGGCGAGCCGGTCAAGTTCGAAATCAAGCTCAAGAAGAAGACGGCGGGCACGCGGCGCATGATGTACATGCTGGCCGGCGAAATCGTGCCGGACGGCCAGGGGACTCGAATTCTCGCCACAGGGCAGGAGGGCACCCTGGTGGTCCCACCCGTCATGCTGGCCAAATCGGAAGGCCCCATGAACGTGCGCCTGTACGTCCTGAACGCCCCAGGCAAACTCTATATCCTCGACTATGTGTTCACGGTGAAGAAGTAA
- a CDS encoding glycoside hydrolase family 172 protein: MKSFQRRGFFQGALAALGIGAAPLAAQAQAPRAAGPGRAGFLPEYCRAQNYRSLKQSSHDPTGGNSDRWPIPGGQSYEIFNQQGPGVISHIWFTISAQSPLHLKELILRAYWDGSEKPSIEVPIGDFFGLNLGDYVLYESEYLACSPGKSLNCYFAMPYRTSARMTVTNEGTRDVGSFYSNIDFMAVDALPADALYFHAQYRQAAPNVAQQLPNSKNPDGKTNFVYCETHGRGHLMGVTLGVVQNKEAWMGEGDDMIFVDDETRPLIIGTGSEDYFLGSWNFGGRENAKAFGYHQYGAHLIQSPERVGGRYCCYRFHGDNPVTFTKYLKHTMEHGHANDRGDCFYSCCYWYQDKPTTEVPALPAVKDRLPKVVPA, translated from the coding sequence ATGAAGAGTTTTCAGAGGCGTGGATTCTTTCAAGGCGCCCTGGCCGCGCTGGGGATTGGCGCCGCACCGCTGGCTGCGCAGGCGCAGGCTCCCCGGGCGGCAGGTCCTGGACGGGCGGGTTTTCTGCCTGAATATTGCCGCGCGCAAAACTACCGTTCTTTGAAGCAGTCGAGCCACGATCCGACGGGAGGCAATTCCGACCGGTGGCCCATCCCGGGCGGCCAGTCGTACGAAATCTTCAACCAGCAGGGTCCGGGCGTGATCTCGCACATCTGGTTCACGATTTCCGCCCAGAGCCCGCTGCACTTGAAGGAACTGATCCTGCGCGCCTACTGGGATGGCAGCGAGAAGCCGAGCATCGAAGTGCCGATCGGCGATTTCTTCGGCTTGAACCTGGGCGACTACGTGCTCTACGAGAGCGAGTACCTCGCCTGTTCGCCCGGCAAGTCGCTGAACTGCTATTTCGCGATGCCGTACCGTACGTCGGCGCGCATGACCGTCACCAATGAAGGCACGCGCGACGTCGGGTCGTTCTATTCGAACATCGATTTCATGGCGGTGGACGCGCTGCCGGCCGATGCTCTCTACTTTCATGCGCAGTACCGGCAGGCGGCTCCGAACGTGGCGCAGCAGTTGCCGAACAGCAAGAATCCCGATGGCAAGACGAACTTTGTGTATTGCGAGACGCATGGCCGCGGCCACCTGATGGGCGTGACGCTGGGCGTCGTCCAGAACAAGGAAGCGTGGATGGGCGAAGGCGACGACATGATCTTCGTCGACGACGAGACCAGGCCGCTGATCATCGGGACCGGCTCGGAAGACTACTTCCTGGGCAGCTGGAACTTCGGCGGACGCGAGAACGCGAAGGCTTTCGGCTACCACCAGTACGGCGCGCACCTCATCCAGAGCCCGGAACGCGTGGGCGGCCGCTACTGCTGCTACCGCTTCCACGGCGACAACCCCGTGACGTTCACGAAATACCTGAAGCATACGATGGAGCATGGCCATGCCAATGATCGCGGCGACTGCTTCTACAGTTGCTGCTACTGGTATCAGGACAAACCGACGACCGAAGTGCCGGCCCTTCCGGCCGTGAAAGACCGACTCCCCAAGGTGGTGCCCGCTTGA
- the tsaB gene encoding tRNA (adenosine(37)-N6)-threonylcarbamoyltransferase complex dimerization subunit type 1 TsaB, with protein sequence MPRIVALDTASEFGSLALLEDGVVLEEVILHSPEGFGHVLFPQLDRLMRRHGWKYDQVAGFAAGSGPGSFTGVRVALAAIKGLAEATGAPAAAISNLQAMSLYGTSGLRAPFLDARRGEIYAGLYHSDQTPAGAEVVTKFQPWHEALPKQAELLTPDPAVFSVDATVTPRALAGAIGRLAATRLTDPMSLDANYVRRSDAELNWVDK encoded by the coding sequence ATGCCGCGAATTGTCGCACTCGACACAGCCTCAGAATTCGGTTCCCTTGCGCTGCTGGAAGACGGCGTGGTGCTGGAAGAGGTGATCCTCCATTCTCCCGAGGGCTTCGGCCACGTCCTGTTCCCGCAGTTGGACCGCCTCATGCGCAGGCATGGCTGGAAGTACGATCAGGTAGCCGGATTTGCGGCCGGCTCAGGACCGGGCTCGTTCACCGGCGTGCGCGTCGCGCTGGCGGCCATCAAGGGTCTGGCGGAAGCGACCGGCGCACCGGCGGCGGCCATCTCCAATCTGCAGGCGATGTCGCTCTACGGCACGTCCGGGCTGCGGGCACCCTTCCTCGATGCGCGCCGCGGCGAGATCTACGCGGGCCTGTATCACAGCGACCAGACTCCGGCAGGCGCCGAGGTCGTGACCAAGTTCCAACCCTGGCACGAGGCTCTACCCAAGCAGGCGGAACTGCTCACGCCGGACCCCGCCGTCTTCTCTGTTGACGCGACGGTGACGCCCCGGGCGCTGGCCGGCGCAATCGGACGACTGGCCGCCACTCGGCTGACGGATCCCATGTCGCTGGACGCCAACTATGTCCGGCGGTCGGATGCGGAGCTGAACTGGGTGGATAAGTAG